The following DNA comes from Naumovozyma dairenensis CBS 421 chromosome 4, complete genome.
taaaattaagaGCCTCGACAAATATATCAACTAACCTTTCCTTGATATATAATTCAGGTGTAAAACACAATGATTCGAAAAAATACTTTAAAACgtctttatttttcagCCCAccttcaattaataatatttgaaatcCCAGTAATGATATATCTTGACATGCTTCCCTTATTTTGGGTATATTATCTGAGTATTTCGTGTCATTTGCATAGGCTAAAGAAAGTTGCagaatttcatcattattttcaaaagaataCAATCCAGCAACATGAAgcttcaattttatttcaataatcGTATAAGTTACAATCAATTGGTAAGTGGGGAGCcatttttctaaattttcatATCTACGAATTTGGTCTAATACTTTAGGTAAAAAAGTTTCATCTTCACGATCCGCTATAGCACAATCTACAACTGCATGTAACAATGTTGCAACATAATAACAGTCATTGTAATTGTTCTCGGAATTTTCATTGTAAGTTAACAGATCCAACagaaattgtttaataaaATGTGGCGattcatttctttcatttcttACCTTACTTAAGAAACTTGGTATCTCCTTTTGCAGAAAATATAATTGgaaatctgaaaaattattgttcTTAGGAATATTGGAGTTATCTAAACAAAACAGACTTTGGAACACTTTAATTAAATGCCTTGAGCCACCCATAAAATTATTTGGATCAGTTTCATTCATAGCATATTTAGAAAGGGCCCGGCATGCCTCTAATCTGATACCATAAAAATACCGCCTGTCCATTGCTGTCCTGgttaatattgaagaatatatcattgaatttaCTGGACTATCAAGAATAACAGCCTCATAGTATCGTATACTTTCTAATTGAGCTTCTACATCCCCATCTTGTTGTAACTGAGATGCAAACATATAGTCTGGTTGGTTAATATGAATTTTACAAATCCATTCAGAATCAGAATCAATTCGAAGCCATTCAAATGCTTCATTCTGGCGTTGGAATTCATTACCTTCTGTTGTCTTAGAGAAATCCGTTAAGTTCCATCGTTCACGATTTTCTCTTGTTGTTAAAACATTACCAAGTTTTTCTATTTTGGAATCTACATCTCGATTGCTCGGTATGGCATCCATTTGTTCATTTAAAAACTCTTGCGAATTTAAGTTCGTCCTACTGGCTGCACTACTTAAAGCACCAGACCCCGATGGAGTATTTGTTCCACCAACGtttaatcttttatttcttatcCTTCTAtattttgtattatattgaatttcaatCTTGGTAAATATATCCTTCAATTCCACTATATGCTCGTATGGTGTCCCATCAGCTTCATGAATTCTAATAGTCATTGACCCAGTGAAAAATGAAGTTCTATTTCTATCTGGATGATCAATGTGTTCTAATGCGCTTGCGAAAAACCCATCTTCTCCAATAACTTTCCCTTGGTCTAATTCTTTATCTTGACATTGTCTTATGCCCATTTCTACcaccatttttttcttgttgaaACGTTGAGTGACACGTAAGATTGGGACACCAGACCCATAAACCCATTGttggaaaaaatattccaacttatttttattaacaCGCTCACAAACATGTTGGAAATGTTGCGAtgttaaagaattatttgataagGCACCAGACATTGCTTGTAGGAAAATTTTTGGTAATACACGAGACATCCCAAATGATCTTTCAGTCTTTGTCATTCTTCTATCTAAGATATAAAGAACCATTGGTGCtttcaatttgataaattccAAATCACGAGATGTAGTAGAGATTGGTCTTGATGCATTAGTGAAAGCTGTCCCAAGTGGTGATTTCTCCCAATCTTGTTCAACGATttgttcattaaatttCGTTAATCgatatttgaattcattgtTACCTAATAAAGTCTTGGAAAATTGTAATACCATATAACCTGCCATCCCTATACAACACCAAATATCATTAACTTCCATAGGTGTAATATTGACACCAGACCATTGATTTGCTATGGACCAAGCCAATTGATTTGTTGTTTCAAAcattaaatcaataatatctgGTCGATATAATAATCTTGTATTACAGATGGTTAAACTTGCGAAATCCATTGTCATATCTGATACAGTCGGTAGAAATACCATCGCATAGGATGTGAATGGGTAAGATCCAAATTCTTTAGAATAGAAATCTATAATTTTAGGGCATACGATAGTTGAGTTTAAAATAGTTTGTTCATCAATATCTGCCGTTGGTAATGcatatatttgaattggaataatATCAGCTGAATCCATATTGATgtcatcaatattttcagTATTTTCTTGGAAATGATCATTTTGATTAGTTGCATCCAAACCATTATTTTGCAtattataatcatcattatattcatcttgttcttcttcgttAATTTCAGTGTTGTTGGTGACTATAGGTTTATCAAGTTGTGCGATAGAAGGTAAAGTATAGACATCAAATGCACCAACTGCCCAACCAATATGATGGGGTGCTACAGGgttaaatatttggaaagatAAAACTTTTTTAGATAAATCTGTTGGATGTGTAGTTTCTACCATCGTTGAGTATTCAGAACAGCACACTTTGATATCTCTATTCATTGGATTTGACaaatcattttctaaaCGAGATTGTtcatcctcatcttcatcatcgtcctcttcgtcatcatcatcgtcgtcGTCATCGTCATGGTCGTCATCAATATTCGattctttcttatttttttcttccaaatcttcatcttttctttgtttttcaCCTTGTTCCACTTCAGTTGAtgtcaatttcaatttaatcTTATGTTCACTTTTTGTCTTCTCGTTATTAGTATTACTACTGATCACATCATTTTGACCAATGATTTTAGTCAAACCAATATCTTTCACTTTCCTTGGTacattaatttcaatttcccACGTAGATTTTTCATCCAATGAATTAACGCATGGCATCCAATACGATGCTGTAGAACATAATTCTGCGTTTGTAGTGTATGCGTTCCAAAGGTATGGTTTATCTTGTAAGAAAGTATCGAATTTAACCCCTGTGTTGGGATTATTCACTTCATAATCTATCCTTATTGTTATTGGAGTGAAAACTGATTCTTGATTATTCATGtatgtattatttgatgGAGTTCCACCTTTAAAGCTTGGAGTTATTGGAGTGAAATTTGCCAAAAGGTTTGCATCTTGTAATGTAATCTTTATGGAGGATGGTACtttaattattaattgtGATTTAGTTCTATCATCAGTGGTTTCCAATATTGGAGATGGT
Coding sequences within:
- the TAF2 gene encoding transcription initiation factor TFIID subunit TAF2 (similar to Saccharomyces cerevisiae TAF2 (YCR042C); ancestral locus Anc_1.76), which encodes MSYSKGATPKSNRASSFSAVDHHITNMKGFRNFKIAHQKISLDIDLASHSIKGSTDIVIIPLVQNLDYISLDCKKLKINDVLIEKRRCDNYFHDDPLTTLEKNYMKDTNGSSLKASYLKTSIEQSHFLREKFADLNEPSPILETTDDRTKSQLIIKVPSSIKITLQDANLLANFTPITPSFKGGTPSNNTYMNNQESVFTPITIRIDYEVNNPNTGVKFDTFLQDKPYLWNAYTTNAELCSTASYWMPCVNSLDEKSTWEIEINVPRKVKDIGLTKIIGQNDVISSNTNNEKTKSEHKIKLKLTSTEVEQGEKQRKDEDLEEKNKKESNIDDDHDDDDDDDDDEEDDDEDEDEQSRLENDLSNPMNRDIKVCCSEYSTMVETTHPTDLSKKVLSFQIFNPVAPHHIGWAVGAFDVYTLPSIAQLDKPIVTNNTEINEEEQDEYNDDYNMQNNGLDATNQNDHFQENTENIDDINMDSADIIPIQIYALPTADIDEQTILNSTIVCPKIIDFYSKEFGSYPFTSYAMVFLPTVSDMTMDFASLTICNTRLLYRPDIIDLMFETTNQLAWSIANQWSGVNITPMEVNDIWCCIGMAGYMVLQFSKTLLGNNEFKYRLTKFNEQIVEQDWEKSPLGTAFTNASRPISTTSRDLEFIKLKAPMVLYILDRRMTKTERSFGMSRVLPKIFLQAMSGALSNNSLTSQHFQHVCERVNKNKLEYFFQQWVYGSGVPILRVTQRFNKKKMVVEMGIRQCQDKELDQGKVIGEDGFFASALEHIDHPDRNRTSFFTGSMTIRIHEADGTPYEHIVELKDIFTKIEIQYNTKYRRIRNKRLNVGGTNTPSGSGALSSAASRTNLNSQEFLNEQMDAIPSNRDVDSKIEKLGNVLTTRENRERWNLTDFSKTTEGNEFQRQNEAFEWLRIDSDSEWICKIHINQPDYMFASQLQQDGDVEAQLESIRYYEAVILDSPVNSMIYSSILTRTAMDRRYFYGIRLEACRALSKYAMNETDPNNFMGGSRHLIKVFQSLFCLDNSNIPKNNNFSDFQLYFLQKEIPSFLSKVRNERNESPHFIKQFLLDLLTYNENSENNYNDCYYVATLLHAVVDCAIADREDETFLPKVLDQIRRYENLEKWLPTYQLIVTYTIIEIKLKLHVAGLYSFENNDEILQLSLAYANDTKYSDNIPKIREACQDISLLGFQILLIEGGLKNKDVLKYFFESLCFTPELYIKERLVDIFVEALNFIMKRRLVDRFNDDLDYISEKINPKSLNLSNEDEIASLVMGGFEEEILDRKERNMRSTIIGLTTLLRLQFKDYLPLRQLFWDVLHVPTLSLYQRKRLFDVAKVLYTLTDSFEVVLPMPRDRKLVAKIDEDNKVVIKREGILKVHLAPKLKVISRKPSVTFVNPKNNTVEKSNLLAIKDTSVMTGTPSIPSSPATSISTDSSTTVPKIKVSGNKIKLTLGKVSKPKKVRSSRGTINRVGVLPIRFVKISTKPVGKENVPVKKVDISSVPFSNRVQISKANSRAFIIKIKLPSKGKKGDIHTDKTSSLV